From a single bacterium genomic region:
- a CDS encoding TIGR02300 family protein, translated as MDAAQKAELGKKWVCYSCSVKFYDLNKPEPLCPKCQADQRESPLFEKPKRKSTRKKTTKKAAKKTTKRAKKSAKLPSLDDDEVEQIPVESEKTDEINLNEADPDGVPISNDDD; from the coding sequence ATGGATGCCGCCCAGAAGGCGGAACTGGGCAAGAAGTGGGTCTGTTATTCGTGCTCGGTCAAGTTTTATGACCTGAACAAGCCCGAACCCCTCTGCCCCAAGTGTCAGGCCGATCAGCGCGAGTCGCCGCTCTTCGAGAAGCCGAAGCGAAAGTCCACGCGCAAGAAGACGACCAAGAAGGCCGCGAAAAAGACCACCAAGAGGGCGAAGAAGAGCGCGAAGCTCCCCTCTCTGGACGACGATGAGGTCGAGCAGATCCCGGTCGAGTCCGAAAAGACCGACGAGATCAATCTGAACGAAGCCGACCCCGACGGAGTTCCGATCAGCAACGACGACGACTAG